The Prosthecobacter debontii genomic sequence CATCGGAAGAATGGATGAAGGATCTGCTGGATGCTCAAACCAAAGGCGAAGAACCCCAAGATCCCGAACGTCTCTTTGCGAATGCGGGAGTGATTGACGATCCAGTGCCCGTGGATCATTTTCCTGGTCATTCCGCATGGTTAGACGGTTCGTGGAAGCTGCATCGCATCGAGGATAAAGAGGGACGCGTGGAGTGGGAACTGTATGACCTGAGCGCCGACCCCACCGAAAGCCGAGTCCTCTTTGCCGAGCAGCCTGAGCGCGTGCCGCAGATGCAGGCTGCTCTTGAAGAATGGCTGGAGAGTGTAGCTCGCAGTCTGAATGGTGAGGATTACCAACCTTGAGTTAGGCCAGAAAAAGAAGTTGGAAAAAAAGTAATCCCTGTCTGTAACGGCGGCGGAGAAGTCGTGCATTCCCCTCACGAAGCGACTGCTGGCGGATGAGACGCACGAATGAGCGAAACGGATGCCAGATAAAGCTGAACCTAAACTTCAAATCTGAATCCTCGACTCTTCATGAAAACGACTTCCTCTCTTTTGCTCGCTCTTACGCTGCTGAACACAGCTCAGGCGGGACTCATCACAGATCCTCTCAGTGTCACGACCGAAGGGTATCCACTCATTTTACAAGGGCTCATCACGGATCCACTCAGTGCGTTGGATCCCCAGTTCCAAGTGCCTCCCTCAACCAGACAAGAAGGCTTCCGTCCCGCCGCTGCAACGGGTGAACCCCAGGAGCCACGACAGACAGAAAATGGCGGGCATGCTGTCCAAGTGCCCGTGGATTATCGCAGCGATTCGGGGATGCTTCCTCTGAATGTGGATGAGATGGGTGAGCCTGTAGGTTATCGTCGGTTGGATGACGGTTTTATTCCGAGCATCGTCGAGAATGGCTACCGTGACACACGCTTTCCTAACGACCAAGCTCAGATCGTCATCAAGGCTGAGTTTCCAGACTATCTGCCTCTGGATGAACGGCTCCCCATCGAGCTGGATGAAAATGGAGTGCCGGTGACAAGAGATTTCGCGAATGGAACCGATGTATTGGACTGGATTGTCGGCCTTATCGGCGATCTCTCCACCGATAGCACCTTGCGTCTCAGTGACCTCATGATGAATCCCGAAGTCCATGCAGCACTTCATGCTCCAGGACCTCAGGGAGACGAGCTGCGTGGATACGTCGACTGGCTCATCATGACCGGCTTGGTGATTGGTTTTGATGGCATGGATGGCAGCGATGATCTCTATGGAGATCAAGGCGATGACGAGTTGGCAGATCAGGCGGGTGACCAATCGACCGAACACATCATCTTGGGAGGTCCTGGTGGTGATACGCTTCAGCCTTATAACCCATCGGTCATCCTTGGCGGTCCTGGTGGCGACACCCTCCAGCCCGATCACTCATCGATCATCTTGGGAGGTCCTGGCGGCGACACCCTCCAGCCTTATAATCCATCGATCATCCTTGGCGGTCCTGGTGGCGACACCTTGGCTGGAGATTCTCAGGATCACAATCCTGACGTCTTCAATGATTGAATTCCACCGCTGATCTTCAAAACCCGGACTCTTGGAAACAAGGTCCGGGTTTTCTTTTTCAAACCTGTAACGCTGAACCTCAGACCGTGCATTGCTGGCTGATTCCTTCTTCGACCCATGAAACTGAAAACCCTCTTTTATCTCGGCCTCCTGGCGTATTCCGTTGGTCCTGTTGCGGGCATTGGACCCACAGTGCTCAAAATCCTCCCCACTCAGAATGTTGAAGGAGAAGCTTCTTACTTCGGCAGTCCCATGGCCTTAAATGAGCGATGGCTCCTCATCTCGGATGCTTTTAATGATAGGAATGCTGAAGACGCGGGCATCGTTTATGTCTGTGATCCAAAGACCGGCAAACATCTCCGGCAGTTGACGCCTACCGATCCCAGCTTCAGGCATTTCTTTGGCAGCGGAGTCGCTTTATATGGCAACATCGCAACGGTGGGTGCCTCGGGCGATGATGACGTGACATTCGACGCCGGTGCGGTCTATCTCTTTGATGTCAGCACCGGGGAGCAAATACATAAGTTTACGGCTATGGACGGGTTGAGCGAAGACGGCTTGGGTGCCTGTGTCGCCCTGAATGATCGTTATGTCTTTGCGAGTGCCTATCAAAAGGACGGAGCACAAGGCGCTGTGTATGTCTTCGACTTACAGACGGGAGAAACGCTGCATAAACTCATGGCGGGTAATGGTGATCCTGGTGATGGCTTTGGCCTAACAATCAGTCTTTCAGGACCGCTGGTTATGATCTATGGATCAAACGCGCCTAGCGGCAGCAGCAGCGGTAGCACAGTCCATGTCTTTGACGTGGAGACAGGTGTGGAACTGCACATGCTGAGTACGGTAGGCGGTCTAAGCAGCGATGGTTTTGGAAGCAGCATTGCGGCCAGCGGTCACCTCGCCTTGATCGGTGCTTCGAGGGACAGGGATCTTGGAGCCAGTGCCGGGGCCGCTTATATCTTCGATCTGCGCACCGGGGAACAATTGCACAAACTGACCGCGACGGATGGTTCCTCCAGTGACTACTTCGGTGCTGCGGTAGCACTGAGTGGAAACTTGGCTTTGATCGGCGCTTACGGTGCTGATGGCGGATTCAGCGGCACAGGTGCGGTGTATCTTTTTGATCTGCAAAAGGGCACGCAGATCACCAAACTCTATGCGGCGGATCACCGGCAGAATAACTCGCAGTATGGACGCTTTGTTGCACTGCATGGCGGCACGGCGGTGATCTCGGCAGGCAGCGATAACGAGTTGGAAGGATTTGGTGCCGCCTATTTAATGCAAGGTTTGGCAGCGCAACTGCCCACAGTGCCGCTGGCACGAAAAGGGGATTTTGCCCCGTTGACCAATGGGGCGACGTTTGCCAGTTTCACCACTTCCCAGATGAATGCGGATGGTGAAGGACTGCTGATGGCGGGTCTTGCCAATGCGCCCAAGGGACAGACGAGCGGTCTGTGGAGTGAGCTTGCGGGCAGCCTGGACCTGCTGCTGCGTACCGGAGATGCGGTGGGGGATCTGAAGGTCAGCGCCCTGCAAACGCCGGTGACGCAGCACAGTGATCATGCGGCCTTTTATGCCAAGCTCAGCGGCACAGGGGTGTCGGCTTTGAATGACCTGATGCTGGTGCGGGATGACGGAGATGCGCTTCTGCAGCTGCTACGTGAGGGAGATACGCTGATGGAGGCGGGCTTCAGCGGTCAGGCGATCAAAAGCCTGGGTGCCATGGCTGTGAGCACCACGCAACCTCAGGTCGCAGTGCTGACGACGCTGAGCGCTGCAAGCACGGCGGACAGCGCCATCGTGCTGCATGATCTGGCGACAGATACGGTTCTGGATGGGTTGCGCGAAGGTGATGAAAGTCCGGTTGCGGGTGTGAACTATGGCCAAATCTCCCGGGTCAGCATGACCGGCAGCATGGTGATAGCGAATGTGGCGCTCAGCGGTGACAAGACCGCGAACAATGCGGTGGTGGGCTTCAGCTCAGGCGCGGCCAAAACAATCCTGGCACGCAAAGGAGACACCGCGCCGGGGACCGCCGGGAAGTTCAGTGTCTTCAAAGGCGAGTGCAGCAGCGGCCTGAATGATGTGCTGGTCCGCGCTACGCTGAGCGGTGTCAGCGGTAGCATGAATGAGGGTCTGTGGGCCTGGAAAGACGGCAGCCTGCGACTGGTGGCGCAAAAAGGTGCGCAGGTCAGCGGCCTAACGACAGGTATGAAATACGCTCAGTTTGTCCGCTCCTGGATCTGTGGCGGCGAGCGCGTGCTGGTGCTGGCCAAACTCAGCGGCACCGGTATCAAAGGGACGAATGATCAGGCGCTGTTGCTTATCCTGCCCTCCGGTGATGTGAAGGTGCTGATGCAGGAGGGAGACGTCTTTCCAGGAACGGATGCGGCCACCATCGGAACCATTCAGCAGGTGGAGGTGGATGCGGGCAGCGGAACCTATGCGATCATGGGCACGCTCTTGGGTGTCTCCAAAAGCGCGGATCAATGCCTGTGGGTCGGGGATGTGGATGTGAGCATCACGCCTGGTTATGAGGCTCTTCTGCGTCCAGGTCTCCGCCTGAGGGAGGGCAGCTATCAGGGTCTGCTGGGCGGCACGGCCAGCCTGACGACCATGAAGCTCCTGGTGTCGGCGGAAACCACCGGAATGGGCGGGCGCGGCCTGGGCAGCCCTGTGTCAGGTGGTGGTGTGGCAGTGCTGCTGACGTTTAGCGATAAGAGCCAGCAGGTAGGCATTCTTCGTTGATCGGCTTTTCCTTTGGCGATTTCCGATCCATCTTTCCGCGATCATGACGACGACCCTAGCACCCAAACGTGCCACCTCTCGCACGGGCCTGCTGCCGCACACGCCTTGGAC encodes the following:
- a CDS encoding DUF7453 family protein is translated as MKLKTLFYLGLLAYSVGPVAGIGPTVLKILPTQNVEGEASYFGSPMALNERWLLISDAFNDRNAEDAGIVYVCDPKTGKHLRQLTPTDPSFRHFFGSGVALYGNIATVGASGDDDVTFDAGAVYLFDVSTGEQIHKFTAMDGLSEDGLGACVALNDRYVFASAYQKDGAQGAVYVFDLQTGETLHKLMAGNGDPGDGFGLTISLSGPLVMIYGSNAPSGSSSGSTVHVFDVETGVELHMLSTVGGLSSDGFGSSIAASGHLALIGASRDRDLGASAGAAYIFDLRTGEQLHKLTATDGSSSDYFGAAVALSGNLALIGAYGADGGFSGTGAVYLFDLQKGTQITKLYAADHRQNNSQYGRFVALHGGTAVISAGSDNELEGFGAAYLMQGLAAQLPTVPLARKGDFAPLTNGATFASFTTSQMNADGEGLLMAGLANAPKGQTSGLWSELAGSLDLLLRTGDAVGDLKVSALQTPVTQHSDHAAFYAKLSGTGVSALNDLMLVRDDGDALLQLLREGDTLMEAGFSGQAIKSLGAMAVSTTQPQVAVLTTLSAASTADSAIVLHDLATDTVLDGLREGDESPVAGVNYGQISRVSMTGSMVIANVALSGDKTANNAVVGFSSGAAKTILARKGDTAPGTAGKFSVFKGECSSGLNDVLVRATLSGVSGSMNEGLWAWKDGSLRLVAQKGAQVSGLTTGMKYAQFVRSWICGGERVLVLAKLSGTGIKGTNDQALLLILPSGDVKVLMQEGDVFPGTDAATIGTIQQVEVDAGSGTYAIMGTLLGVSKSADQCLWVGDVDVSITPGYEALLRPGLRLREGSYQGLLGGTASLTTMKLLVSAETTGMGGRGLGSPVSGGGVAVLLTFSDKSQQVGILR